A genomic region of Verrucomicrobiia bacterium contains the following coding sequences:
- a CDS encoding glycosyltransferase family 4 protein, giving the protein MNVEILYSAAHAQFPDSEPLGGGKAVADYLIREWHKLSSFPLAVLSPKSVGLGHREAARPAVAPYRLAEMSEFQYARFCREFERATTSEILKRDPQQCVVLCNDISEGPDFTVLGEHGYRLVTIFHVDVVEYFTRFYLRGLIRPETAARFRWFGVMPDVLKLVFEKQYQCVRYSARIVVPSAPMRDVILRCYPWCAPEKIAVLPWGNIAAQDSARPAVAPYQLDVSDDEIVIITLSRLSPEKGIERLLAALPYLGSTDKKARVFICGGPAYMKGRAYEQKLRRLAARVTTARVEFTGHVTGAQKAALLQRADIFVSPSKHESYGLTIAEALGAECRVISHHHYGAEGEVVDCANSRALANALGKLITQGRTAKTGAAVRESSSAAEKLAALLTAIAELPAAQSPS; this is encoded by the coding sequence GTGAATGTTGAGATTCTCTACTCCGCCGCCCATGCGCAATTTCCAGATTCGGAACCGCTCGGTGGTGGGAAAGCGGTTGCGGATTATTTGATTCGTGAGTGGCACAAACTGAGTTCGTTTCCGCTTGCGGTGCTGAGTCCGAAGTCGGTGGGCCTCGGTCACCGGGAAGCAGCGCGCCCGGCGGTCGCGCCCTACCGTCTCGCGGAGATGAGCGAATTCCAATATGCGCGGTTCTGTCGGGAGTTCGAGCGGGCGACGACGAGCGAGATCCTAAAGCGTGACCCGCAGCAATGCGTGGTCCTTTGCAATGACATTAGCGAAGGGCCGGACTTCACGGTGCTGGGCGAGCACGGGTATCGCCTCGTGACGATCTTTCATGTGGATGTGGTTGAATACTTCACGCGGTTCTATTTGCGGGGGTTGATCCGACCGGAAACGGCGGCGCGGTTTCGTTGGTTTGGCGTTATGCCGGACGTGTTGAAGTTGGTGTTTGAGAAGCAGTATCAGTGCGTGCGGTACAGCGCACGGATCGTCGTGCCCTCGGCGCCGATGCGAGATGTGATCTTGCGGTGTTACCCGTGGTGCGCGCCGGAGAAGATTGCGGTGTTGCCATGGGGGAATATTGCGGCGCAGGATTCGGCGCGCCCGGCGGTCGCGCCCTACCAACTCGATGTTTCGGACGACGAGATCGTCATCATCACGCTCAGTCGATTGTCACCGGAGAAAGGAATCGAGCGTTTGCTGGCCGCCCTGCCCTATCTCGGTTCCACGGACAAGAAGGCGCGGGTGTTCATCTGTGGCGGGCCGGCATACATGAAAGGGCGCGCGTATGAACAGAAGCTGCGACGGCTCGCGGCGCGGGTCACGACCGCGCGCGTGGAGTTTACCGGGCACGTGACCGGTGCGCAGAAGGCGGCGCTGCTACAACGCGCGGACATCTTTGTTTCACCTTCCAAGCATGAAAGTTACGGGCTGACAATTGCGGAGGCGTTGGGAGCGGAATGTCGGGTGATCTCGCACCACCATTACGGCGCCGAGGGAGAAGTCGTGGATTGCGCCAATTCCAGAGCGTTGGCAAATGCTCTTGGCAAGTTGATCACGCAGGGGCGGACGGCGAAGACCGGCGCGGCCGTGCGCGAATCCTCATCGGCAGCTGAGAAATTGGCGGCGCTGCTGACCGCTATTGCGGAACTTCCGGCGGCACAATCGCCTTCGTGA